Genomic DNA from Shouchella patagoniensis:
TCTACTTTATTGTAGCAAATCCGTACATACTTTTAGGTTTAACGTAAGGAAAGAGAAAGCCCGCACGGAGTTCATCCGTGCGGGTTCAAATCATTTAAACTTCGCGTGCTCTACTTTAATACAACGATCCATTACTGTCTCAACACCATGTTCTTTTAAATAATGATAGGCTTCTTCATTGACTACACCAAGTTGTGCCCAAAAAGAATCAATTCCTTGTTCAACGGTTTCTTTTGCGATGTCAGGAAGGTATTCGCTTCGTCTAAAAACATTAACCATATCTACAGTACCTTCAATATCTTTCAAAGAAGCGTACGATTTCTCACCTAAAACAACATCCGTATTAGGATTTACTGGGATAATCGTATATCCAGCTCTTTGCATTGCTTCAGACACCATGTAGCTTGTCCGATCTGGATTATCGGACAGTCCTACTACTGCAATTCGCTTCTTTGTATCTAATAGCTGCTTAATTTGCACATCACTTGGATTTTTCATTTTGGTCACTCCTCACTACTAATTTAAAAGTCCTTGTTGCTGTAAAAAGTCTCTTGCAACATCTAAGGGGTTTTCGTCATTAATATCAACACGGTAATTCAGTTCAGAGATTTCATCAACTGTACCAATGCCAGCTAGTTGGTTTAAAATGCCTTCTAACTCCGGATATTCGTCCATTGTTGAGCCGCTCACAAGAGGTGCTGCTTG
This window encodes:
- a CDS encoding CoA-binding protein, whose protein sequence is MKNPSDVQIKQLLDTKKRIAVVGLSDNPDRTSYMVSEAMQRAGYTIIPVNPNTDVVLGEKSYASLKDIEGTVDMVNVFRRSEYLPDIAKETVEQGIDSFWAQLGVVNEEAYHYLKEHGVETVMDRCIKVEHAKFK